In the Parasphingorhabdus halotolerans genome, CTGCGCTTTCCAGTCATCACTAACATCGGGATCATCATAAGCCGCGGAATAGAGATCAACCATCGCGCGATTCGAAAGAACGCCAAGAGCGCTAGCCGTATCGGCAGCATCAAGTCGCGAATTTATCGCCAACATCGGCGCGCTTACCCGCCAGCCCTGAACATGATTGCCTGCTAGGGCATAAAGACGGTCTGGCGGCTCGACGCCGGTGGCATTGCCCAGACCATAGCGCCAGTTATTGAAATTCTCGACTTCTTCCCATTTGATTGTCACCGCCCGCCGACCATCAAAACCGGCACCAATAGTTTTCTCGGCCAGCAAATAATCTATGCCAGTTGCAACTTTATCTCGCCTTGCCGCCCTCAACAACGATGTAGCTGCCGTCTGTTCACCCCGCAAAGAGGCACATATCGGCCTGAACATGATCCAGGTTGGTGCATCGCTGGCGCGCAATCCGCCCGGGACATAAGGACAGATTCCCGCTGGATCGGCGGTTGCCAGATGCGCCTGCATCGCGACTTCATAGAGCCGCGGAGTGAAGTTATCGCCATCAACCTTGAGTACTAGCGACCTTGCAGCTTCAGCCTCACCCATGCGCAGCAACTGCCAGGCCCGCGCGGCAACCCAGTCCGCCGGATTCACATTGGCCGGGCTGTCGACCTTGCTCAGCAATACGCGACGCAACAAAATCGAACTCCAGCGCGATACGATAGGCCCGCGAATGCCCTTGATCAGGCTGGTGAGATATTCGCCGCCCTCTTCTCCAAAACCATCGGTAGAAATACCACCTGACTCTGGGGCCAGGACACCGATCTGCGCCATCGACCGCCGCTGACCTGGAGACAGAGAATATTGCGCCTGCAACAAGTCATCCAGCTCACCGATATCCGTGTCCAAATCCATATCGAGTAAGGCGGACGGCGGACGCAGTGCGATATCGGGCACATTACCAGGATCACGAACAATCGCGCCAGTCGACCCCGAACTGGATTGTCCGCTATTTGCGACTGGCCCAGGCGCCGGTGTTGTCGAAGGGGCCGGAGACGGCCTTGGAGCAGGCGATGGCGAAGGACTCGGCGCAGGAACGGGCGCAGGATCACCAAAGCCCGGCGGCAAAAGTGATTCGGGTGAATTTTGACCCATTACAGGAAGTGAAAGCGCCAATGCGACAAAGCCGACGCTCGCCAAAGAAACATATTTCAAGCGTAGCCGCATATTTAGTTTAGCTCCGCACCGATGACCGGCTTCTCAACCGGATGCGGTGCCCGCTCAGTATCAATCGAAGCGAGGAAAAACACCGCGATAATGACAATTACCAGAAAAACAATGAGAAAAACCAGATTTCGCGGCATAACCAACTATATTCTTTCCTGTGACCCGGCCTCATGATCCGGCTTCTTTGCTCAATAACGGCCTAATAACGCAATGCATTTTGCACTCAGGGGCTTGATATGTATAGCCTTTGCCTCAATGGACAAAAACATGAAAGACCCTTTTAATCATTCGGTCGCACATTGCGCCCTTGCGAGCGATAAACCTTTGGTTTTGATCGGTTTAATGGGCGTCGGAAAAACCACCGTTGGCAGGCGTCTGGCAAAAAAACTGGATCTGCCGTTTGTCGATGCGGATGAAGAAATAGAAAAAGCTGCTGATCTCAGTATCGCCGAAATTTTTGACCGTTTTGGCGAAGACTATTTTCGCGATGGCGAACGGCGTGTCATTGCCCGTTTGATGGAAGAACAGAAACAGGTGATCGCAACAGGCGGCGGCGCGTTTATGAATGAAGAAACCCGGGCATTGATCCTTTCAAACGCCGTCGCAATCTGGCTGGATGCGGATATTGATATACTCGTGAAGCGGGTCGCGCGGCGGGATACCCGGCCCTTGCTCAAGGACGGCGACCCGGAAACTATTTTGCGCAATCTGGCAAAAACACGAAATCCAATTTATGCGCAAGCACAACTGCATATCACCGGCAATGATTCGCCCCATGAAATTACCGTAAACAGAATTATTGAGGCTCTCGGCGCATGACGCGGGTAAAAGTTGATCTGGCGAATAATAGCTACGACGTAATGGTTGAAGCGGGCGCGCTTGAAAATGCAGCAAACCATCTGGCACCCCATCTGTCAAACAGTCGGGCTTTTATAATATCCGACAGCAATGTGGGGCCAGCCTATGTGCCAAAACTTGTGAGCCAGTTGAACGCAGAGGGCATCAAGACCAAAACTCTGGAACTCCCTGCAGGCGAAGGCACCAAAAACTGGCAGACGCTTGAAAAGCTGACAGACTGGCTGTTGGAAAACGGCATCGAGCGGGCCGATACTGTCGCTGCGCTCGGCGGCGGAGTGATCGGTGATCTGACCGGATTTGCAGCATCAATCATCAAGCGCGGTTGCAATTTCGTCCAGATCCCAACCAGCCTGCTAGCGCAGGTGGACAGCAGTGTGGGCGGTAAGACGGCCATCAACAGCGCGGCCGGGAAGAATTTGGTCGGCAGCTTCAAGCAGCCCAAGTTTGTCCTTATCGATCCGCTTGTGCTGGGCACTTTACCCGATCGTGAGCTGCGCGCTGGCTATGCCGAAGTGGTAAAATATGGCCTGATTGATCGACCAGAATTCTTTGTCTGGTGTGAGCAAAATGGCGGAAAGCTACTCGGCGGTGATCCTGAAGCTTTAAGCTATGCCATTGTTCAAAGCGTTAGCGCGAAGGCCGCGATTGTGGCCGAGGACGAAAAGGAACTGACCGGCAAACGGGCGCTGCTTAATCTGGGTCATACATTCGGCCATGCGCTGGAGGCGGAAACCGGATATTCTAGCACTCTGGTTCACGGCGAAGCGGTGGCGGCCGGGATGGCTTTGGCCTTTCACTATTCCGTTCGGCGCGGACATTGTGATAATGCTGCTGCAGAGCGTGTTGAAGCACATTTGAAACAGTCGAGCCTGCCACATAGTCTTTCCAGCGCTTCAGTGCATGCAACAGGTCAGCGGCTAGTAGATCATATGTTACTAGACAAAAAAATGAGCGGCGGTACCTTGCCCTTCCTGCTGGCCAATGGAATCGGACAAACGTTTCTGGCGCAAGACGTCGATCTCCACGACGTCGCCGCATTTCTCGATCATTCCGAATAACTCAGTTTTTTGGCGGCAGATCGATCCCAAACCGCAATTCTGCCCCTGCCAACATATCACCACCCGATTTCATCTGGGCTTCCAGACGATCGCAATCGCGCTGGCGAAACTCTTCGTCAATTTCGTCAATCAAACTGTTATCAACGTCTATCGCGTATAGCGTCTGCTTGGCGAGGTGGATTGCCGACTCAAAAACTTCCCGTTTCATTCCCACAACGCCAAGTCCTTTGAGTTCAATCAACTGGCGGCGGTCGTAAACCCGGACGAGCACTTTGGTCTCAGGAAAGGATTGCACAATCGCCCGCACCTTTTCCGGGCCAAAATCCTTGTCGTCCATGCAGAATACGATCGCATCGGCTTCGTCGGCCCCGGCACGGCGGAGTAGATCAACGCGGGTTCCGTCTCCGTAAAATACCTTCGCGCCAAATTGTTGATGGATATCGATCTGTTCCGGCTTGACATCAATCAGTGTCAACGGGACTTGGGCACCGAGCAGCATTTGCGAAACCGTCTGGCCAAAGCGCCCCTGCCCGACGACAATAACCGACGCCCGATCTGCTTTCGAAGGATCAACAAGATCGACATCGCTTGTTGTGGAGTCATTTCCGAAGCGCCGTGCAAGCAACATAAGAAAAGGAGTTGTTGCCATCGAGATCGTAACCACAGCGCTAAACAAGCTGCTCGCCGCAGGATCGATCAACAGTGATTTCTCCGCTTCAGCGAATAGCACGAACGCAAATTCACCGCCCTGACTGAGCAGCATTCCCATAACCAGCGCAGGCCGTGTCGCCATGCCAAACAGCTTTCCCAATCCGAATATAATCGCGATCTTGACTGCGACCAATGCAAAGGCTGCGCCGATTACAAAACCCGGATTTTCCGCAATAACATTGAGGTCAAGCATCATACCTACGGCCAGGAAGAAGAACCCGAGCAGCAACGATCGAAAGGGGTCAATATCCGCTTCCAGCTCATGTCGATAAGGCGAATTGGCGAGCATCACGCCCGCAATAAAGGCGCCGAGAGCTGGAGAGAGGCCGATCAGCTCCATCAACGCCGCGCCGCCTAACACCGCGACCAGGCCGGCGACAATGAATAGTTCTCGTTCAGCAATTTTCCCGATTAGCTTGAGCAACGGCTGAAGCAAATAGCGCCCCGCCAATATCAAACCACCAATTGCCAGCACGCCGTAAAGCGCGACCAAATAGCCCGGCAAGGCGCCTTCCTCGGCCGGTGCGCGGGACAAGGCCGCGATGATAGTAAGCAGCGGAATGATCGACAGGTCCTGAAACAACAGGATCGAAAAGGCTTTTTCTCCGGTCGGCGTGTTCAGCCTGCCGGATGATTGCAGCATCGGCAATACTTGCGCGGTGGAGGATAGAGCCAGCGGCAGGCCTATAGCGATCGCCGCTCCCCAACTGAATTCCGTGGTCGCCAGTATCAGCAGAAAAAGCGCAATTCCGCATAATGCGACCTGTGACAATCCCAGACCAAAAATCGCGTTGCGGAGACGCATCAGCCGCGCCGGCGCCAGCTCCAGACCGACAATGAAGAGCAGCAAGATGATCCCGATTTCGGAGAACTCCAGAATCGTTGCGCCGTTGGTGATGAGTGCAAAGCCTTGCGGGCCGATCAATATTCCTGCGATCAAATAACCCAGCACCGCGCCAATACCGAATTTCCGGAATATCAGCACCATGACAAGCGCTGCGCCCAGCATGATGAAACCACCACCAAGAAGATCTATCATGTGGGTTTCGGCCATTTGCTAAATCGCTTTCTGTTTGGCCAAAGCGGCCTTGGTCGCGGCAATCACGGCATCATAAGGGAGCAAGATGGCAGCATGGCGACCTTGATGATCGCGCGCGGCTTCGAGCAAACCCATCTGATCCCAAACTCCTGCGTGGGCTTCTGTTCCGACAAGAAATGCCGCCAGATGGTCTCGGGTCTGGGATATTTCTGCAAGCGGCTTGCCGATTGCTTCGCGGCCCAATATTGCTGCAGAGGCCTGACCCAAGGCACAGGCATTTATCTCCAGCCCAAGTGCAGCGATGCGATCATCGCTCGACAAGCAGACGTCGGCAATCACGCGGCTGCCGCAGGTGCGCGAGCGGTTTTCAGAGGAGCCATGGGGATTATCAAGTCGCCCCTGATTGGGGATCGAAACCGCGAGGCGCAAAATATCCCGGCTGTAAAGCGCTTCACTCACGACGTTTGATCCGGAGTCTCGGGCACCGCGTCCCGGCGCTCATTGATAAACTCCATCATAGCCGTGCCGCTGGCGTTGAGCAGCGGATAGGTGCGCGATTCCTCCAACCATTCAGGCCGCTCAGTCCCCGCGCCATAGATCGTATCATAAACCAGAACCACCAGCAGATAAGCCAGCGTCGCAGCAATCAAACCTTTCACCATGCCGAAGCCAAAGCCCAATACGCGGTCGATGGGGCCGAGCATCGATTTGCGGGATTTACTGCCAATGGACTTCGCGATCCAACGTCCCAGCGCATAGGTAACAATCACAATCGCAGCGAACGCGAGCACAGATGCGCCGCCCTCATTACCAATGGGTGCGATCAAGCGATCAGTAATCGGCGTATGCAGCGTGCGGACGCCGATGATGATTAGCACCCATGCGATAAGCGATAGCACTTCCTGCACAAACCCGCGCAAAAAGCCCAAAACGGCACCACCACCCATCAGTAGCAGCACAAAAATATCTAACGACGTCATTGCGCCTAGCTAGTCACGACTAAGCATATGGTCAACGAGATTGGCGAGCTTCCCGAAGTTCACAATATTCACACCCCCAATCACACCCCCAGCGGCCTTTTCACTGGATGCCGGAATATACGCCCGATTAAAGCCCAATTTGGAGGCTTCCTTGAGGCGCAGGGGCGTGTTGGAAACCGGACGTACCTCGCCGGAGAGCGCGATTTCTCCGAAAATAACGGCATCGCTGGGCATCGGTTTTTCAGCATGGGCGGAAATCAGCGCGGCGGCAACAGCAAGGTCGGCGGCGGGGTCGGTCAAGCGGTATCCGCCTGCGACATTAAGGTACACTTCTGCGCCGGAAAAGCTGAGGCCGCAGCGGGCTTCCAACACGGCCAGAATCATAGCCAGGCGGGAGCTGTCCCAACCTACAACGGACCGTCGGGGAGTTGCGCCACTGGCTAACCGCACGGTCAGCGCCTGAATCTCGACCAATACAGGCCGCGTTCCTTCGAGCGCCGGGAACACCGTCGCTCCGGTCACTTCCTCACTGCGGTCGGTGAGGAATAGAGCCGAGGGATTGGAAACTTCGGTCAGCCCGGCTTCTTCCATCGCGAACACGCCGATTTCATCGGTCCCGCCAAAGCGATTCTTGATCGCGCGCAAAATCCTGTATTGATGGCTGCGCTCGCCTTCAAAGCTCATCACCGTATCAACCATATGTTCTAGCACGCGCGGACCAGCGATATTGCCATCCTTGGTGACATGGCCGACAAGCATCACCATCGTGCCATGTTCCTTGGCGAATTTGATGATTTCCTGCGCGGAGGCGCGCACCTGGCTGACCGTCCCCGGCGCGCCTTCAATCAAATCACTGTGCATGGTCTGGATCGAATCAATCACGACAAAATCAGGAGCATCGCGGCCCAAAGTTGTCAAAATATCGCGCACCGAAGTTGCGGCGGCCAGCTTCACCGGTGCCTTGCCCAGCCCTAGACGTCGCGCCCGCAGCCGCACTTGATCCGCAGCTTCCTCGCCCGAAATATAGGCTACGGACAGCCCCGCCTCCGCCAGCCGCGCCGAAACTTGCAACAAGAGCGTCGATTTCCCGATCCCCGGATCGCCACCCATCAGCGTCGCGGACCCGGCAACCAGCCCGCCCCTACGGCGCGGTCAAATTCATCGATCCCGGTTTTGCGCCGATCGGGCAGCGCAATCTCGCTGTCGAGGCCAACCAGCCGCACTTCACGCCCACCGGTCTGCAAATTATGCTTGGACGCAAAAACGGTTTCGCCCGCTTCTTCAACCAGCGTATTCCACTCCCCGCAATCCGGACACTGCCCCTGCCAGCGAAACGAAATCGACCCGCATAACTGACAAACATATTTCTTCTTCGGCTTGGCCATTGGGGATGTTTAGCAGAACAAATGAGGAACGCTAGAGTTTTATTGTTTATACTTCTTCTATTCTATGATGGACCCATAGGCTTCAGGTCTATCGATCTTTCGGTTAACCGTTGGTGTCCGCTTTTGGCCATGTTTTGGGAAAT is a window encoding:
- a CDS encoding shikimate kinase, encoding MKDPFNHSVAHCALASDKPLVLIGLMGVGKTTVGRRLAKKLDLPFVDADEEIEKAADLSIAEIFDRFGEDYFRDGERRVIARLMEEQKQVIATGGGAFMNEETRALILSNAVAIWLDADIDILVKRVARRDTRPLLKDGDPETILRNLAKTRNPIYAQAQLHITGNDSPHEITVNRIIEALGA
- the aroB gene encoding 3-dehydroquinate synthase, with translation MTRVKVDLANNSYDVMVEAGALENAANHLAPHLSNSRAFIISDSNVGPAYVPKLVSQLNAEGIKTKTLELPAGEGTKNWQTLEKLTDWLLENGIERADTVAALGGGVIGDLTGFAASIIKRGCNFVQIPTSLLAQVDSSVGGKTAINSAAGKNLVGSFKQPKFVLIDPLVLGTLPDRELRAGYAEVVKYGLIDRPEFFVWCEQNGGKLLGGDPEALSYAIVQSVSAKAAIVAEDEKELTGKRALLNLGHTFGHALEAETGYSSTLVHGEAVAAGMALAFHYSVRRGHCDNAAAERVEAHLKQSSLPHSLSSASVHATGQRLVDHMLLDKKMSGGTLPFLLANGIGQTFLAQDVDLHDVAAFLDHSE
- a CDS encoding monovalent cation:proton antiporter-2 (CPA2) family protein, whose product is MIDLLGGGFIMLGAALVMVLIFRKFGIGAVLGYLIAGILIGPQGFALITNGATILEFSEIGIILLLFIVGLELAPARLMRLRNAIFGLGLSQVALCGIALFLLILATTEFSWGAAIAIGLPLALSSTAQVLPMLQSSGRLNTPTGEKAFSILLFQDLSIIPLLTIIAALSRAPAEEGALPGYLVALYGVLAIGGLILAGRYLLQPLLKLIGKIAERELFIVAGLVAVLGGAALMELIGLSPALGAFIAGVMLANSPYRHELEADIDPFRSLLLGFFFLAVGMMLDLNVIAENPGFVIGAAFALVAVKIAIIFGLGKLFGMATRPALVMGMLLSQGGEFAFVLFAEAEKSLLIDPAASSLFSAVVTISMATTPFLMLLARRFGNDSTTSDVDLVDPSKADRASVIVVGQGRFGQTVSQMLLGAQVPLTLIDVKPEQIDIHQQFGAKVFYGDGTRVDLLRRAGADEADAIVFCMDDKDFGPEKVRAIVQSFPETKVLVRVYDRRQLIELKGLGVVGMKREVFESAIHLAKQTLYAIDVDNSLIDEIDEEFRQRDCDRLEAQMKSGGDMLAGAELRFGIDLPPKN
- a CDS encoding iron-sulfur cluster assembly scaffold protein — encoded protein: MSEALYSRDILRLAVSIPNQGRLDNPHGSSENRSRTCGSRVIADVCLSSDDRIAALGLEINACALGQASAAILGREAIGKPLAEISQTRDHLAAFLVGTEAHAGVWDQMGLLEAARDHQGRHAAILLPYDAVIAATKAALAKQKAI
- a CDS encoding CvpA family protein, producing the protein MTSLDIFVLLLMGGGAVLGFLRGFVQEVLSLIAWVLIIIGVRTLHTPITDRLIAPIGNEGGASVLAFAAIVIVTYALGRWIAKSIGSKSRKSMLGPIDRVLGFGFGMVKGLIAATLAYLLVVLVYDTIYGAGTERPEWLEESRTYPLLNASGTAMMEFINERRDAVPETPDQTS